From Methylococcus capsulatus:
GCTCCGCCGTTTCCGCCGAACGCGCCAAGCCCTCGACGCTGTGCCCTCCAGCCCGCTCCAGCCGGGCCACCCGGCGGCCGATGTCGCCGCAGCCGACAATGAGGACCGTTCGCGTCAATGCCTTCAGATCTTGAGCACGGTTTCGCGGTAATACCGCAGTTCTGCGATGGATTCGCGGATGTCGTCCAGCGCCCGATGAGTGCTCTGCTTCTGCAGTCCTTCCTTGAGCGCCGGTGCCCAGCGCTCGACCAGGATCTTCAGTGTCGACACGTCGAGGTTACGGTAATGGAAATGGGCCTCCAACCGGGGCATGCAGCGGGCAAGGAAACGGCGGTCCTGGCAGATGCTGTTGCCGCAGATGGGGGATTCGTTCGGCGGCACCCACTCGCTGACGAAACCCAGCGTCAGCCGCTCGGCCTCGGCTTCGTCGATCGCGCTGCGCCGCACCCGCTCGATCAGCCCGGATTCGCCGTGCTGCTTGCGGTTCCAGTCGTCCATGCGGTCCAGCACCGATTCCGGCTGATGGATCGCCAGCACGGGGCCCTCGGCGAGCACATTGAGCTGGCCGTCGGTGACGATGGTGGCGATCTCGATAATGGCGTCGTTCTGGGGGTCCAGCCCGGTCATCTCCAGATCGATCCAGATAAGGTTTTTTGCGTCCTGAGCCATGCCGTCCTTCCAAGTGCCTGGGAGAATTCCAAA
This genomic window contains:
- the orn gene encoding oligoribonuclease; protein product: MAQDAKNLIWIDLEMTGLDPQNDAIIEIATIVTDGQLNVLAEGPVLAIHQPESVLDRMDDWNRKQHGESGLIERVRRSAIDEAEAERLTLGFVSEWVPPNESPICGNSICQDRRFLARCMPRLEAHFHYRNLDVSTLKILVERWAPALKEGLQKQSTHRALDDIRESIAELRYYRETVLKI